The following are encoded in a window of Podospora pseudoanserina strain CBS 124.78 chromosome 6, whole genome shotgun sequence genomic DNA:
- a CDS encoding hypothetical protein (COG:S; EggNog:ENOG503P24P) — MDDTASVYETAIMGGSSDYDEEEEPVVVPTPSNSFYTPLPSQPLPSELLSKVVPEESSQPEGEPREDLGLDNPSPMSLASPRDMIPRGNYTPNPAGTLTFIGLRAIEPLLQSYLLSPKSPLLKLLPKLGVAVINPGLLGQTPTGEILSWMGRLSRLKQAYWAGFIAREPMTPRMAVFVALLETAANAVNSLLYLLPKTSTALLKGVRVPLLGEAELPLPVLVGSLMFAVGLAVETISERQRSFFKEERIAVGGKQIRVNEGKICDRGLWSLSRHPNYGGYVLWRTGFGIAAGGWWAGLGMGLAHAGHFAGESVGLMDEYMSNRYGGAWTQHKQRVGWVLIPGIY, encoded by the coding sequence ATGGACGACACAGCATCCGTCTATGAAACCGCCATCATGGGTGGGTCCTCGGActatgacgaggaggaagagccgGTTGTCGTCCCCACGCCGTCAAACTCGTTCTACACGCCCCTGCCGTCCCAACCTCTGCCTTCTGAGCTCCTGTCCAAAGTAGTCCCCGAGGAGTCGTCACAGCCGGAAGGGGAACCGAGAGAAGACTTGGGGTTGGACAACCCATCGCCCATGAGCCTGGCCTCGCCGAGGGACATGATACCCCGGGGGAACTACACGCCCAACCCGGCCGGCACGCTCACCTTCATCGGCCTCCGTGCTATCGAACCACTCCTGCAGTCATACTTACTGTCGCCCAAGAGCCCGCTGTTGAAACTGCTGCCTAAGCTCGGGGTCGCGGTCATCAACCCTGGGTTGCTGGGGCAGACGCCTACAGGGGAGATTTTATCCTGGATGGGGAGGCTGAGCAGACTCAAACAGGCGTACTGGGCGGGGTTTATCGCTCGGGAGCCCATGAcgccgaggatggcggtTTTTGTCGCGCTGCTGGAGACGGCGGCGAACGCGGTGAATAGTCTGTTGTATCTGTTGCCCAAGACGAGCACGGCTCTGctgaagggggtgagggtgccgttgttgggggaggccgagctgccgttgccggtgttggtggggagCCTGATGTTTGCGGTTGGGTTGGCGGTCGAGACGATTTcggagaggcagaggagctttttcaaggaggagaggattgcTGTCGGGGGGAAACAGATCAGAGTCAATGAGGGGAAGATTTGTGatagggggttgtggagTCTGAGTAGGCATCCGAATTATGGGGGTTACGTCCTCTGGAGGACGGGTTTCGGGATCGCggcggggggttggtgggctgggctggggatggggttggcgCATGCTGGTCACTTTGCGGGGGAGAGTGTGGGATTGATGGATGAGTATATGAGCAACCGGTATGGGGGGGCTTGGACGCAGCATAAGcagagggttgggtgggttttgATCCCGGGGATTTATTAG
- the AFG1 gene encoding ATPase (BUSCO:EOG09262OJ4; EggNog:ENOG503NV41; COG:S) — MRAPLVAGVPCKRALTTTSLSRPVVVRTGGATSRRTLSTNARTLRPANKPTELSCLRPGGRVAYPAVFSAGQRRRKASAVATAATTFEDGGVPVEEGISLKEHGEVKEVRNEKDVGPAEEYDRRVEEGLLRNDEHQRGIIQSLQHLHEELRHYTAPPVVRPTLESLKPQKSLFSWFGKDTKPTIGKIPGNLPRGLYLYGDVGCGKTMMMDLFYDTLPQSVKSKTRIHFHNFMQDVHKRLHKMKMQYGSDVDCVPFVAAEIAEQGNVLCFDEFQCTDVADAMILRRLLEALMSHGVVLVTTSNRHPDELYMNGIQRESFIPAIHLLKNRLHVINLDSTTDYRKIPRPPSGVYHTPLDAHAASHAEKWFRFLGDPESPEPHPEVQKVWGREIIVPRVSGRCAWFTFDELIGKPTSAADYIELMRSYDAFIVTEVPGMTYRQRDLARRFITFIDAVYESHAKLVLTTAAPLRELFVSKAEIRESLKAAGRSSEVLDDSSVEDVMSHMMDDLEHNAEQLSKSNLFTGDEEAFAFARALSRLTEMGSKMWVERGMGLESQGGKKERDDWAKTRSRQMEDSM; from the exons ATGCGCGCGCCGCTTGTGGCAGGTGTTCCTTGCAAGAGGGCCCTGACGACGACGTCACTATCACGACCGGTAGTAGTTCGGACGGGAGGAGCAACGTCGCGACGAACGCTTTCTACCAACGCTCGAACCCTCCGACCTGCGAACAAGCCGACCGAGCTGTCATGTTTGCGacctggggggagggtggcctACCCGGCTGTTTTCAGTGCTGGGCAAAGGAGGCGGAAGGCGTCTGCTGTCGCGACTGCTGCTACTActtttgaggatgggggggtgccGGTCGAGGAGGGGATATCCCTAAAAGAAcatggggaggtgaaggaggtgaggaatgAGAAGGATGTTGGGCCTGCGGAGGAGTATGATAGaagagtggaggaggggttgttgaggaatgACGAGCATCAACGAG GAATCATCCAAAGCCTACAGCATCTCCACGAGGAACTGCGACACTACACCGCGCCACCTGTCGTCCGACCCACACTTGAGAGCCTAAAGCCGCAAAAGAGTTTATTTTCTTGGTTTGGCAAGGACACCAAGCCGACGATTGGGAAGATTCCTGGCAATTTGCCAAGGGGGTTATACCTCTACGGCGACGTCGGGTGCGGAAAGACAATGATGATGGATCTGTTCTACGACACGCTCCCGCAGTCGGTCAAGTCCAAGACGAGGATACACTTCCACAATTTCATGCAGGATGTCCACAAGCGGCTTCACAAGATGAAGATGCAATATGGCAGTGATGTCGACTGCGTCCCGTTTGTCGCGGCCGAGATTGCAGAGCAGGGGAATGTCTTGTGTTTTGACGAGTTTCAGTGCACCGATGTGGCGGACGCCATGATtttgaggaggctgctggagGCGTTGATGTCGCatggggtggtgctggtcaCGACGAGCAACAGGCATCCGGATGAGCTGTACATGAATGGGATCCAGCGCGAGAGTTTCATACCGGCGATTCATCTGCTGAAAAACAGGCTGCATGTTATCAATTTGGACTCGACGACGGATTACCGCAAGATTCCGAGGCCACCGTCGGGGGTGTACCACACCCCGCTCGACGCCCATGCTGCTTCTCACGCCGAGAAGTGGTTTCGTTTTTTGGGTGATCCCGAGTCGCCGGAGCCGCATCCTGAGGTGCAgaaggtttgggggagggagattaTCGTGCCGAGGGTGAGTGGGAGGTGTGCGTGGTTTACGTTTGATGAGTTGATTGGCAAGCCGACCAGCGCGGCGGATTACATCGAGCTCATGCGCTCGTATGACGCGTTCATCGTTACGGAGGTTCCCGGGATGACATATCGGCAGCGGGATCTTGCGAGGAGGTTTATCACTTTTATTGATGCCGTGTACGAGTCACATGCGAAGCTGGTGCTCACCACTGCTGCGCCGTTGAGGGAGCTGTTTGTCTCCAAAGCGGAGATTCGGGAGTCGCTGAAGGCGGCAGGCAGAAGCAGCGAGGTGCTGGATGATAGCTCGGTGGAGGACGTGATGAGTCACATGATGGATGACCTGGAGCACAACGCCGAGCAGCTGTCAAAGTCGAATCTGTTTACgggcgatgaggaggctTTTGCTTTTGCGAGGGCgctgtcgaggttgacggaGATGGGGAGCAAGATgtgggtggagagggggatggggttggagagtcagggggggaagaaggagagggatgatTGGGCCAAGACGAGGAGCAGGCAGATGGAGGATAGTATGTAG
- the LAP1 gene encoding Leucine aminopeptidase 1 (COG:O; EggNog:ENOG503NVAW; MEROPS:MER0032443), protein MKASLLALLLPAVSARNVNLAGDTQRPMTHEEAAAATYHIEISPGNTRWVTEDEKWALRRKGINFFDITDHPDLGATINTLVGPPKKKAVFPKKPTYQDAVKPLFTNLSKSHLEENLEKFTSFHTRYYKSDWGRQSSEWLLGKVQETIKEAGAEKYVTAKHFKHPWGQNSIIATIPGKTNQTVVIGAHQDSINLFLPSILAAPGADDDGSGTVTILEALRVILQSKDIVKGKHPNTLEFHWYSAEEGGLLGSQAIFSAYEKERRDVKAMLQQDMTGFITRTIQAGLPESVGVIVDFVDPKLTEFIKKIITEYCDIPFVETKCGYACSDHASASKAGYPSAFVIESAFEYSDNHIHTTDDLIKYLSFDHMIQHAKLTLAFAYELAFADFPALEKGK, encoded by the exons GCGGCCCATGACCCATGAAGAGGCCGCCGCTGCAACTTATCACATCGAGATCTCCCCTGGCAACACACGATGGGTGACAGAAGACGAGAAATGGGCCCTGCGCCGT AAAGGTATTAACTTTTTCGATATTACCGATCACCCTGACCTCGgcgccaccatcaacaccctcgtcgGACCACCCAAGAAAAAGGCTGTCTTCCCAAAGAAGCCCACATACCAAGACGCGGTGAAACCATtgttcaccaacctctccaaatcccaccTCGAAGAGAACTTGGAAAAGTTCACATCGTTCCACACCCGATACTACAAGTCAGATTGGGGCCGCCAATCGAGCGAGTGGCTGCTTGGGAAAGTTCAAGAGACGATCAAGGAGGCCGGCGCTGAGAAGTATGTGACGGCGAAGCACTTCAAACACCCGTGGGGCCAGAACAGCATCATTGCCACCATTCCTGGCAAGACCAACCAGACAGTTGTTATCGGTGCCCACCAGGAttccatcaacctcttcctccccagtATCCTGGCGGCTCCCGgggcggatgatgatggaagcGGCACCGTGACTATTCTTGAGGCCCTTCGGGTCATCCTCCAGTCCAAAGACATCGTCAAGGGCAAGCACCCCAACACGCTCGAGTTCCATTGGTACAgcgccgaggagggcggtCTGCTCGGCAGCCAGGCCATCTTTTCTGCTTACGAAAAGGAGCGCCGCGATGTCAAGGCCATGCTTCAGCAGGACATGACTGGTTTCATCACTAGGACTATCCAAGCGGGCTTGCCTGAGAGTGTGGGCGTTATTGTCGACTTTGTTGACCCCAAACTTACTGAATTTATCAAGAAGATTATCACCGAG TACTGTGACATTCCATTTGTTGAGACCAAGTGCGGTTATGCTTGCTCGGACCACGCTTCTGCCTCCAAGGCTGGGTACCCGTCTGCCTTTGTTATCGAGTCGGCATTTGAGTACTCGGACAATCACATCCACACTACTGATGATCTGATTAAGTACTTGTCATTCGACCACATGATTCAGCACGCAAAGCTCACGCTGGCGTTTGCGTACGAGTTGGCGTTTGCCGACTTTCCTGCTCTTGAGAAGGGCAAATAA